A genomic region of Xiphophorus couchianus chromosome 18, X_couchianus-1.0, whole genome shotgun sequence contains the following coding sequences:
- the LOC114133520 gene encoding uncharacterized protein LOC114133520 has product MAPKQKEYNLRSRPDIRKPDRYDPSKQLPIILKGDVAQFASMDLIRLVSRLPDIHDGAEKWIRVLEEETVGKILALGDIKAIFAKVLGTATMQNVLKNHPWMLQERADGIEFNVGQTAIWAALRAEFPNKVDPVARQLRRWKEDMESGVNEFPMIAAVFPKSIVDVMPQPVRTKLEDVVALMSMPHKEFRDHVVRAIEKYRRDEQKLTDQDKNIQRKLAQLQLGELQSSSKTRTQAAVVRGDQHPSPNVANLPNAVSTAPQMYPPAPQITQPSQPVVNVYPQPWNSRPFVPRGRQQRSPSWPNRGRGGPTRAPGACWTCDVFGHRSDQCRNGDNSFQRRPRGRARPGPPTAPYNHQAVPYNQQETPYDSQGVQYDLPVQQNSPAQYNPPNSGY; this is encoded by the exons ATGgccccaaaacaaaaagaatacaATTTGAGATCCAGACCTGACATACGCAAACCTGATCGTTACGACCCCTCAAAGCAATTACCAATCATATTAAAAGGAGACGTTGCTCAATTTGCCTCGATGGATCTGATCAGGTTAGTCTCGCGGCTGCCAGACATTCATGACGGTGCAGAAAAATGGATAAGAGTACTAGAAGAAGAGACAGTTGGCAAAATTTTGGCACTGGGAGACATCAAAGCCATTTTTGCAAAAGTTCTCGGAACTGCCACCATGCAGAACGTTTTGAAAAACCACCCATGGATGCTGCAAGAACGAGCAGATGGAATTGAATTTAATGTAGGCCAGACGGCAATCTGGGCTGCCTTGAGGGCAGAATTTCCTAACAAAGTGGACCCT GTCGCCAGACAGCTGAGAAGGTGGAAGGAGGACATGGAGTCTGGTGTTAATGAATTTCCAATGATTGCAGCTGTGTTTCCGAAATCAATAGTGGATGTGATGCCACAACCAGTGCGCACCAAACTCGAAGACGTGGTGGCTCTGATGTCAATGCCGCACAAGGAATTTCGTGATCATGTGGTGCGTGCAATAGAAAAATACAGAAGAGATGAACAAAAACTCACTGAccaagacaaaaacattcaaaggaAACTGGCTCAACTGCAACTTGGAGAACTTCAAAGTAGCAGCAAGACAAGGACTCAAGCTGCAGTAGTGAGGGGAGACCAACATCCTAGCCCGAATGTAGCCAACCTTCCTAACGCAGTGAGTACAGCTCCACAGATGTATCCTCCAGCTCCACAAATAACTCAACCTTCTCAACCAGTGGTGAATGTTTACCCACAACCATGGAACTCACGTCCATTTGTGCCCCGAGGAAGACAGCAAAGAAGCCCTTCATGGCCTAACAGAGGACGAGGCGGTCCAACCAGAGCACCCGGAGCATGCTGGACATGTGATGTTTTTGGACATCGCTCTGACCAATGTCGAAATGGTGACAACTCATTCCAAAGACGGCCGCGTGGTAGAGCCAGACCAGGTCCACCAACAGCTCCATACAATCACCAAGCAGTTCCTTATAATCAACAGGAAACTCCATACGACTCACAAGGAGTCCAATACGATTTACCAGTTCAACAAAATTCACCAGCTCAATACAATCCACCGAATTCTGGATACTAA